Proteins from a single region of Crassaminicella profunda:
- the efp gene encoding elongation factor P: MISAGDFRKGMTFQINGEPFVVVDFQHVKPGKGAAFVRTKYKSILTGSTREEAFNPNEKFPKAHIETKQMQYLYNDGELYYFMDNETYDQIPLVKEQVEEAILYLRENDTATVKFFNEKAFQVDPPNFVELEVTYTEPGVKGATATNVTKPATMETGATVQVPIFINEGDRIKIDTRTGEYLSRA, from the coding sequence CTTTTGTTGTCGTAGATTTTCAACATGTTAAACCTGGAAAAGGAGCTGCTTTTGTAAGAACAAAATATAAAAGTATATTAACAGGTTCTACACGTGAAGAAGCTTTTAACCCAAATGAAAAATTCCCAAAAGCACATATTGAGACAAAACAAATGCAATACTTATACAACGATGGAGAACTATACTATTTTATGGATAATGAAACTTATGATCAGATTCCATTAGTAAAAGAACAAGTTGAAGAAGCTATTCTTTATTTAAGAGAAAATGATACTGCTACAGTGAAATTTTTCAACGAAAAAGCATTTCAAGTTGATCCACCAAATTTTGTTGAATTAGAAGTTACTTATACAGAACCAGGTGTAAAAGGAGCTACTGCTACAAATGTAACTAAACCAGCTACAATGGAAACAGGTGCAACTGTACAAGTTCCTATTTTCATTAATGAAGGTGACAGAATAAAAATAGATACAAGAACAGGTGAGTATTTATCAAGAGCATAG
- a CDS encoding CD1247 N-terminal domain-containing protein, translated as MNHLYERVAYLRGLAEGMEVDKSSKEGKLLVNILDVLEDFADACSDLHDDVEDLDDYVETIDEDLAIVEDEVFDEIEDEDYDEEDIDFVEVECPNCNESIYLDEDFMDHHNEETELICPSCHEKIYIEEECSCGEHGCCDHEHE; from the coding sequence TTGAATCATTTATACGAAAGAGTAGCTTATTTAAGAGGACTTGCAGAAGGAATGGAAGTAGATAAAAGTTCAAAAGAAGGTAAACTCTTAGTAAATATACTTGATGTATTAGAAGACTTTGCTGATGCTTGTAGTGATTTACATGATGATGTAGAAGATCTAGATGATTATGTAGAAACAATTGATGAAGACTTAGCAATCGTTGAGGATGAAGTATTTGATGAAATAGAAGATGAAGATTATGATGAGGAAGATATAGACTTTGTTGAAGTAGAATGTCCTAATTGTAACGAAAGCATCTATCTTGATGAAGATTTTATGGATCATCATAATGAAGAAACTGAGTTAATTTGTCCAAGTTGTCATGAAAAAATATATATTGAAGAAGAATGCTCCTGTGGCGAACATGGTTGCTGTGACCATGAACATGAATAA